The Elusimicrobiota bacterium nucleotide sequence AACGTTTCTCGCGGGTAAGACTAAGCGTATACCGTTATCGCATTCAGCAGGGTATATCAGCGCACAGTCGTTAACGCCTTACCCTCCCGGGATTCCTATACTGATCCCTGGGGAACGTATTACTCCGGAGATACGCGAGTACCTCCTGGATTTGTCAGAAAAGGATATACGGGTAAGCGGGCAGGAAACTGATACTTTAAAGACAATTAAAGTTGTTGCTATAAAAT carries:
- a CDS encoding arginine decarboxylase is translated as TFLAGKTKRIPLSHSAGYISAQSLTPYPPGIPILIPGERITPEIREYLLDLSEKDIRVSGQETDTLKTIKVVAIK